A section of the Humulus lupulus chromosome 2, drHumLupu1.1, whole genome shotgun sequence genome encodes:
- the LOC133817830 gene encoding DUF724 domain-containing protein 6-like isoform X3: MLSLSSYESSDPRQLFSEGTEVEVSSDEEGFKGAWFKAFVVENLGSSAPKKRRKVLVEYWSLVTEDGFQPLREHVDLCHLRPLPPDAGAEDFEVGDVVDADYRDGWWTGVVRKVLGCDKYRVFFENPPDLIEFQKKQMRFHQDWVNGKWVRPLKEQKMTGSTFSSGTDVEVHFDNEDLSDAWIPAIVVKENDDNTFLVKYHNSKAKNWKDTVDFTHIRPAFPRNAGRIYELCDKVDAFSDFAWRVGEITKILPGKKYTVAFKHGNGMKSKEFSQTEIRPLVEWKDGKWLVWTKEGLVDLNLDLQEDLEHGANNISNADVLSQLGSLGLLDYTHETKSPQPTNSGKNLRKRSTDCSEDSVSITPNLTPVSSPNNGEHMHPLEKQENEVPNGSPSSDKACKARKFKLATTPASAIVGSTRLRKPVVPFIIESNSKRRGRTKKSQVKRTATSAVGKTRNVSSGAAGKDVEKEGIKGESEADIALGTTTNTSTGAAENVVEKEGIKGEAELPAALGKAGKNACPSTAENVVEKEGTAGKDAEKEGAAGKIVEKEGTAGKIVEKEGTAGKAVEKEGTAEKVVENEGIRKEAEGLIASSSTEEVQGSVAKSLVQFLSQELVNLPSDPKNNSDNASDDNSTEFKQQSSGGSNNKRKRGRPRKIVKLGPEASVDGHVEELAVKACKTNGGVGGVVPPAQGGKETAGTAICSLDLNSNPLLKDLLNPSVVEAAVQSNLQDTSKGKSVHISGTNSATNEAESESIYTRVSSGTDDDDNQPLSKWFGGMQSQPGVLETKSLGKTVFDQRYKDRERASISKKAIVVHAFSGSEPEDSLRLPFVKSSPVWKAIDSMEVFGKMGQVPHFRPLYKCKEEHREGMAIGHMVTFSGLVDKISKLQCDDRGSIFHSTLETLQELEKHGFDVSLLRNRVNALLLIKDRQARARDESKDVERKIVEHAGEKAKLVGEIDDVCKKIRELQEKHALLKSLMENKEQDIRKLQQHVDNINQSAALEKQEFEKLAAAPFI, from the exons ATGTTGAGCTTGAGCTCCTACGAGAGTAGTGACCCTAGGCAACTTTTCTCTGAAGGCACCGAAGTTGAAGTTAGCAGCGACGAAGAAGGGTTTAAGGGAGCTTGGTTCAAAGCCTTTGTGGTTGAGAACTTGGGTTCCTCTGCTCCGAAGAAGAGGAGGAAAGTTTTGGTTGAGTACTGGAGTCTTGTCACTGAAGATGGGTTCCAGCCGTTAAGGGAGCATGTTGATTTGTGCCATTTAAGGCCTTTGCCGCCCGACGCTGGTGCTGAAGATTTTGAGGTTGGAGACGTGGTTGATGCTGATTACAGAGATGGGTGGTGGACTGGGGTTGTCAGGAAAGTTTTGGGGTGCGACAAGTATAGAGTATTTTTTGAGAACCCACCAGATTTGATTGAATTTCAGAAGAAGCAAATGCGGTTTCATCAAGATTGGGTTAATGGTAAATGGGTTCGTCCTTTGAAGGAGCAG aaaatgacaggGTCTACTTTCAGCTCAGGAACTGATGTAGAAGTGCATTTTGACAATGAGGATTTAAGTGATGCTTGGATCCCTGCAATTGTGGTTAAAGAAAACGATGATAATACCTTTTTGGTGAAGTATCACAACTCTAAGGCTAAGAATTGGAAAGATACTGTAGATTTCACTCATATCCGTCCTGCCTTTCCTCGCAATGCAGGTAGGATTTATGAGTTGTGTGACAAAGTAGATGCATTTAGTGATTTTGCTTGGCGGGTTGGTGAAATCACCAAAATCCTACCTGGGAAGAAATACACTGTCGCTTTCAAGCATGGGAATGGGATGAAGTCCAAGGAGTTCAGTCAAACAGAAATAAGGCCTCTAGTGGAATGGAAAGATGGAAAATGGCTTGTGTGGACAAAG GAAGGCTTGGTTGATTTGAATTTAGATTTGCAAGAAGATTTGGAGCACGGTGCCAATAATATAAGCAATGCTGATGTACTTTCTCAACTGGGAAGTTTGGGTTTACTTGACTATACCCATGAAACGAAATCACCTCAGCCTACAAACTCGGGGAAGAATCTGAGAAAGCGCTCTACTGATTGCAGTGAGGATTCAGTTTCTATTACTCCAAACTTGACTCCGGTGTCATCCCCTAACAATGGTGAACATATGCATCCTCTGGAAAAGCAAGAAAACGAAGTTCCCAATGGATCCCCGTCATCTGATAAGGCATGTAAAGCACGGAAATTTAAATTGGCCACCACTCCTGCATCAGCAATTGTGGGGAGTACACGTTTAAGAAAACCTGTTGTTCCTTTTATAATAGAATCTAATTCAAAG CGCAGAGGAAGAACTAAGAAGAGTCAAGTCAAAAGAACAGCAACATCAGCAGTAG GTAAGACTAGAAATGTTAGCAGTGGTGCTGCTGGAAAGGATGTTGAAAAGGAAGGCATAAAAGGAGAATCTGAAGCCGATATAGCATTAGGTACGACCACAAATACAAGTACTGGCGCTGCTGAAAATGTTGTTGAAAAGGAAGGCATTAAAGGAGAAGCGGAACTCCCTGCAGCATTAGGTAAGGCCGGAAAAAATGCATGTCCCAGTACTGCTGAAAACGTTGTTGAAAAAGAAGGTACTGCTGGAAAAGATGCTGAAAAAGAAGGTGCTGCTGGAAAAATTGTTGAAAAAGAAGGTACTGCTGGAAAAATTGTTGAAAAAGAAGGTACTGCTGGAAAAGCTGTTGAAAAGGAAGGTACTGCTGAAAAAGTAGTTGAAAACGAAGGCATAAGAAAAGAAGCCGAAGGCCTCATAGCATCATCATCTACTGAGGAAGTGCAGGGTTCAGTGGCCAAGAGTCTTGTTCAGTTTCTTAGTCAAGAGTTGGTAAATCTACCAAGTGATCCGAAGAATAATTCAGATAATGCATCAGATGACAATAGCACA GAGTTTAAGCAGCAATCATCAGGAGGGAGCAACAATAAAAGAAAGAGAGGTAGACCTAGAAAGATAGTAAAGCTTGGCCCAGAAGCTTCAGTGGACG GACATGTTGAGGAATTGGCTGTAAAAGCTTGTAAAACCAATGGAGGAGTTGGAGGAGTTGTCCCGCCTGCTCAAGGAGGGAAGGAAACCGCAGGTACGGCAATCTGCAGCCTTGATCTCAATTCCAATCCATTGCTAAAGGATCTATTAAATCCATCAGTAGTAGAAGCTGCTGTTCAATCCA ATCTACAAGATACCTCTAAAGGAAAAAGTGTTCATATTTCTGGGACGAACAGTGCTACAAATGAAGCTGAATCTGAATCGATTTATACTAGAGTATCAAGCGGTACAGATGATGATGATAATCAACCTCTATCAAAGTGGTTTGGGGGAATGCAGAGTCAACCAGGTGTCCTCGAAACAA AATCACTCGGTAAGACCGTTTTTGACCAACGGTACAAGGATAGAGAACGAGCAAGTATCAGTAAGAAGGCTATTGTTGTTCATGCCTTCAGTGGGAGCGAGCCTGAGGATAGTTTAAGGTTGCCGTTCGTAAAAAGCTCTCCAGTCTGGAAAGCAATTGATTCCATGGAAGTATTTGGAAAGATGGGACAAGTACCACATTTTCGTCCACTTTACAAATGTAAAGAAGAGCATAGGGAAGGAATGGCTATTGGCCACATGGTGACCTTTTCTGGTTTGGTTGACAAGATATCTAAGTTGCAATGCGATGATCGTGGCAGCATTTTCCACAGCACTTTGGAGACACTACAAGAGTTAGAAAAGCATGGCTTTGATGTGTCGCTTCTAAGAAATCGTGTGAATGCATTATTGTTAATTAAAGATAGACAAGCGCGGGCTAGAGACGAGTCAAAAGATGTTGAAAGAAAGATCGTGGAGCATGCTGGTGAGAAAGCTAAACTTGTGGGCGAGATTGATGATGTTTGTAAGAAGATACGTGAACTACAGGAGAAACATGCATTACTCAAATCACTGATGGAGAATAAAGAGCAAGATATAAGAAAGTTGCAGCAGCATGTGGATAATATCAACCAAAGTGCTGCCCTTGAGAAACAAGAATTTGAAAAACTAGCAGCTGCCCCTTTCATATAG
- the LOC133817830 gene encoding DUF724 domain-containing protein 6-like isoform X4, translated as MLSLSSYESSDPRQLFSEGTEVEVSSDEEGFKGAWFKAFVVENLGSSAPKKRRKVLVEYWSLVTEDGFQPLREHVDLCHLRPLPPDAGAEDFEVGDVVDADYRDGWWTGVVRKVLGCDKYRVFFENPPDLIEFQKKQMRFHQDWVNGKWVRPLKEQKMTGSTFSSGTDVEVHFDNEDLSDAWIPAIVVKENDDNTFLVKYHNSKAKNWKDTVDFTHIRPAFPRNAGRIYELCDKVDAFSDFAWRVGEITKILPGKKYTVAFKHGNGMKSKEFSQTEIRPLVEWKDGKWLVWTKEGLVDLNLDLQEDLEHGANNISNADVLSQLGSLGLLDYTHETKSPQPTNSGKNLRKRSTDCSEDSVSITPNLTPVSSPNNGEHMHPLEKQENEVPNGSPSSDKACKARKFKLATTPASAIVGSTRLRKPVVPFIIESNSKRSKQHKGGGCEIKISDNVQRRGRTKKSQVKRTATSAVGKTRNVSSGAAGKDVEKEGIKGESEADIALGTTTNTSTGAAENVVEKEGIKGEAELPAALGKAGKNACPSTAENVVEKEGTAGKDAEKEGAAGKIVEKEGTAGKIVEKEGTAGKAVEKEGTAEKVVENEGIRKEAEGLIASSSTEEVQGSVAKSLVQFLSQELVNLPSDPKNNSDNASDDNSTEFKQQSSGGSNNKRKRGRPRKIVKLGPEASVDGHVEELAVKACKTNGGVGGVVPPAQGGKETADLQDTSKGKSVHISGTNSATNEAESESIYTRVSSGTDDDDNQPLSKWFGGMQSQPGVLETKSLGKTVFDQRYKDRERASISKKAIVVHAFSGSEPEDSLRLPFVKSSPVWKAIDSMEVFGKMGQVPHFRPLYKCKEEHREGMAIGHMVTFSGLVDKISKLQCDDRGSIFHSTLETLQELEKHGFDVSLLRNRVNALLLIKDRQARARDESKDVERKIVEHAGEKAKLVGEIDDVCKKIRELQEKHALLKSLMENKEQDIRKLQQHVDNINQSAALEKQEFEKLAAAPFI; from the exons ATGTTGAGCTTGAGCTCCTACGAGAGTAGTGACCCTAGGCAACTTTTCTCTGAAGGCACCGAAGTTGAAGTTAGCAGCGACGAAGAAGGGTTTAAGGGAGCTTGGTTCAAAGCCTTTGTGGTTGAGAACTTGGGTTCCTCTGCTCCGAAGAAGAGGAGGAAAGTTTTGGTTGAGTACTGGAGTCTTGTCACTGAAGATGGGTTCCAGCCGTTAAGGGAGCATGTTGATTTGTGCCATTTAAGGCCTTTGCCGCCCGACGCTGGTGCTGAAGATTTTGAGGTTGGAGACGTGGTTGATGCTGATTACAGAGATGGGTGGTGGACTGGGGTTGTCAGGAAAGTTTTGGGGTGCGACAAGTATAGAGTATTTTTTGAGAACCCACCAGATTTGATTGAATTTCAGAAGAAGCAAATGCGGTTTCATCAAGATTGGGTTAATGGTAAATGGGTTCGTCCTTTGAAGGAGCAG aaaatgacaggGTCTACTTTCAGCTCAGGAACTGATGTAGAAGTGCATTTTGACAATGAGGATTTAAGTGATGCTTGGATCCCTGCAATTGTGGTTAAAGAAAACGATGATAATACCTTTTTGGTGAAGTATCACAACTCTAAGGCTAAGAATTGGAAAGATACTGTAGATTTCACTCATATCCGTCCTGCCTTTCCTCGCAATGCAGGTAGGATTTATGAGTTGTGTGACAAAGTAGATGCATTTAGTGATTTTGCTTGGCGGGTTGGTGAAATCACCAAAATCCTACCTGGGAAGAAATACACTGTCGCTTTCAAGCATGGGAATGGGATGAAGTCCAAGGAGTTCAGTCAAACAGAAATAAGGCCTCTAGTGGAATGGAAAGATGGAAAATGGCTTGTGTGGACAAAG GAAGGCTTGGTTGATTTGAATTTAGATTTGCAAGAAGATTTGGAGCACGGTGCCAATAATATAAGCAATGCTGATGTACTTTCTCAACTGGGAAGTTTGGGTTTACTTGACTATACCCATGAAACGAAATCACCTCAGCCTACAAACTCGGGGAAGAATCTGAGAAAGCGCTCTACTGATTGCAGTGAGGATTCAGTTTCTATTACTCCAAACTTGACTCCGGTGTCATCCCCTAACAATGGTGAACATATGCATCCTCTGGAAAAGCAAGAAAACGAAGTTCCCAATGGATCCCCGTCATCTGATAAGGCATGTAAAGCACGGAAATTTAAATTGGCCACCACTCCTGCATCAGCAATTGTGGGGAGTACACGTTTAAGAAAACCTGTTGTTCCTTTTATAATAGAATCTAATTCAAAG AGGAGTAAGCAACATAAAGGTGGTGGATGTGAAATTAAAATTTCAGATAATGTGCAGCGCAGAGGAAGAACTAAGAAGAGTCAAGTCAAAAGAACAGCAACATCAGCAGTAG GTAAGACTAGAAATGTTAGCAGTGGTGCTGCTGGAAAGGATGTTGAAAAGGAAGGCATAAAAGGAGAATCTGAAGCCGATATAGCATTAGGTACGACCACAAATACAAGTACTGGCGCTGCTGAAAATGTTGTTGAAAAGGAAGGCATTAAAGGAGAAGCGGAACTCCCTGCAGCATTAGGTAAGGCCGGAAAAAATGCATGTCCCAGTACTGCTGAAAACGTTGTTGAAAAAGAAGGTACTGCTGGAAAAGATGCTGAAAAAGAAGGTGCTGCTGGAAAAATTGTTGAAAAAGAAGGTACTGCTGGAAAAATTGTTGAAAAAGAAGGTACTGCTGGAAAAGCTGTTGAAAAGGAAGGTACTGCTGAAAAAGTAGTTGAAAACGAAGGCATAAGAAAAGAAGCCGAAGGCCTCATAGCATCATCATCTACTGAGGAAGTGCAGGGTTCAGTGGCCAAGAGTCTTGTTCAGTTTCTTAGTCAAGAGTTGGTAAATCTACCAAGTGATCCGAAGAATAATTCAGATAATGCATCAGATGACAATAGCACA GAGTTTAAGCAGCAATCATCAGGAGGGAGCAACAATAAAAGAAAGAGAGGTAGACCTAGAAAGATAGTAAAGCTTGGCCCAGAAGCTTCAGTGGACG GACATGTTGAGGAATTGGCTGTAAAAGCTTGTAAAACCAATGGAGGAGTTGGAGGAGTTGTCCCGCCTGCTCAAGGAGGGAAGGAAACCGCAG ATCTACAAGATACCTCTAAAGGAAAAAGTGTTCATATTTCTGGGACGAACAGTGCTACAAATGAAGCTGAATCTGAATCGATTTATACTAGAGTATCAAGCGGTACAGATGATGATGATAATCAACCTCTATCAAAGTGGTTTGGGGGAATGCAGAGTCAACCAGGTGTCCTCGAAACAA AATCACTCGGTAAGACCGTTTTTGACCAACGGTACAAGGATAGAGAACGAGCAAGTATCAGTAAGAAGGCTATTGTTGTTCATGCCTTCAGTGGGAGCGAGCCTGAGGATAGTTTAAGGTTGCCGTTCGTAAAAAGCTCTCCAGTCTGGAAAGCAATTGATTCCATGGAAGTATTTGGAAAGATGGGACAAGTACCACATTTTCGTCCACTTTACAAATGTAAAGAAGAGCATAGGGAAGGAATGGCTATTGGCCACATGGTGACCTTTTCTGGTTTGGTTGACAAGATATCTAAGTTGCAATGCGATGATCGTGGCAGCATTTTCCACAGCACTTTGGAGACACTACAAGAGTTAGAAAAGCATGGCTTTGATGTGTCGCTTCTAAGAAATCGTGTGAATGCATTATTGTTAATTAAAGATAGACAAGCGCGGGCTAGAGACGAGTCAAAAGATGTTGAAAGAAAGATCGTGGAGCATGCTGGTGAGAAAGCTAAACTTGTGGGCGAGATTGATGATGTTTGTAAGAAGATACGTGAACTACAGGAGAAACATGCATTACTCAAATCACTGATGGAGAATAAAGAGCAAGATATAAGAAAGTTGCAGCAGCATGTGGATAATATCAACCAAAGTGCTGCCCTTGAGAAACAAGAATTTGAAAAACTAGCAGCTGCCCCTTTCATATAG